A region of Arabidopsis thaliana chromosome 5, partial sequence DNA encodes the following proteins:
- a CDS encoding uncharacterized protein (unknown protein; FUNCTIONS IN: molecular_function unknown; INVOLVED IN: biological_process unknown; LOCATED IN: plasma membrane; EXPRESSED IN: 17 plant structures; EXPRESSED DURING: 9 growth stages; BEST Arabidopsis thaliana protein match is: unknown protein (TAIR:AT3G50900.1); Has 1807 Blast hits to 1807 proteins in 277 species: Archae - 0; Bacteria - 0; Metazoa - 736; Fungi - 347; Plants - 385; Viruses - 0; Other Eukaryotes - 339 (source: NCBI BLink).): MIRALSTRKVRGSYKKLGDEEEAGAGLLEVKPESVPTNPHGQSPKVNKPVEKTRGSAHPLFSFFEMSLKRKKKKKSTTTAKPEFARYLEYVKEGGVWDNTSNGPAIYYR; encoded by the coding sequence ATGATTAGAGCGCTGAGCACGAGGAAGGTTCGAGGCAGCTACAAGAAGCTCggcgacgaagaagaagcaggcGCAGGGCTTTTAGAAGTGAAACCGGAGAGCGTTCCTACAAATCCCCATGGTCAATCCCCGAAGGTGAATAAACCGGTGGAGAAAACCAGGGGTTCGGCTCACCCTCTATTTAGTTTCTTCGAAATGAGTctaaagaggaagaagaagaagaagagcacgACGACTGCAAAACCAGAATTCGCTAGGTACTTGGAGTATGTCAAGGAAGGAGGTGTTTGGGATAACACTTCAAATGGACCTGCCATATATTACAGATAG
- a CDS encoding Tetratricopeptide repeat (TPR)-like superfamily protein (Tetratricopeptide repeat (TPR)-like superfamily protein; CONTAINS InterPro DOMAIN/s: Pentatricopeptide repeat (InterPro:IPR002885); BEST Arabidopsis thaliana protein match is: Tetratricopeptide repeat (TPR)-like superfamily protein (TAIR:AT3G03580.1); Has 1807 Blast hits to 1807 proteins in 277 species: Archae - 0; Bacteria - 0; Metazoa - 736; Fungi - 347; Plants - 385; Viruses - 0; Other Eukaryotes - 339 (source: NCBI BLink).) — protein sequence MFACLRIGRFIRLGNVTVKSTNLVLRCVFIRNFATHADHLFDELPQRDLSSLNSQLSSHLRSGNPNDTLALFLQIHRASPDLSSHTFTPVLGACSLLSYPETGRQVHALMIKQGAETGTISKTALIDMYSKYGHLVDSVRVFESVEEKDLVSWNALLSGFLRNGKGKEALGVFAAMYRERVEISEFTLSSVVKTCASLKILQQGKQVHAMVVVTGRDLVVLGTAMISFYSSVGLINEAMKVYNSLNVHTDEVMLNSLISGCIRNRNYKEAFLLMSRQRPNVRVLSSSLAGCSDNSDLWIGKQIHCVALRNGFVSDSKLCNGLMDMYGKCGQIVQARTIFRAIPSKSVVSWTSMIDAYAVNGDGVKALEIFREMCEEGSGVLPNSVTFLVVISACAHAGLVKEGKECFGMMKEKYRLVPGTEHYVCFIDILSKAGETEEIWRLVERMMENDNQSIPCAIWVAVLSACSLNMDLTRGEYVARRLMEETGPENASIYVLVSNFYAAMGKWDVVEELRGKLKNKGLVKTAGHSLFI from the coding sequence ATGTTCGCATGTTTGCGTATTGGACGCTTTATTCGTCTGGGTAACGTTACCGTTAAATCCACTAATTTGGTACTGAGGTGTGTCTTTATCCGAAATTTTGCCACCCATGCCGACCACCTGTTCGACGAATTGCCGCAACGAGACCTCTCCTCACTTAACTCTCAACTCTCGTCTCACCTCCGCAGTGGAAACCCAAATGACACCTTGGCTCTCTTTCTTCAGATTCATAGGGCTAGCCCTGATCTCAGCTCGCACACTTTCACTCCGGTTCTCGGGGCCTGTTCCCTCTTGTCGTACCCAGAAACAGGACGCCAAGTTCACGCCTTGATGATCAAACAAGGCGCTGAAACAGGAACCATATCCAAAACTGCGCTTATTGACATGTACTCCAAGTACGGACACTTGGTTGATTCCGTTAGGGTATTCGAAAGCGTTGAGGAAAAAGATCTCGTCTCATGGAATGCTCTGCTTTCGGGTTTCCTTAGAAACGGTAAAGGCAAAGAAGCTCTTGGCGTTTTCGCAGCTATGTATAGAGAAAGAGTAGAAATCAGTGAGTTCACTTTGTCTTCTGTTGTTAAAACTTGTGCCTCTCTCAAGATTTTGCAGCAAGGGAAGCAAGTTCATGCCATGGTGGTGGTCACCGGACGCGATCTCGTGGTTTTAGGAACTGCAATGATTAGTTTTTACTCGAGTGTAGGTTTGATCAATGAAGCCATGAAGGTTTATAACAGTTTGAATGTTCATACGGACGAGGTGATGTTGAATTCTTTGATATCAGGTTGCATTCGAAACCGAAATTACAAGGAAGCGTTTCTGCTTATGAGTAGGCAGAGACCCAATGTGAGAGTGCTCAGTAGCTCTCTTGCTGGCTGCTCTGATAACTCTGATCTGTGGATTGGTAAACAGATACACTGTGTCGCTTTACGTAATGGTTTCGTTTCAGATTCTAAGCTATGCAATGGCTTAATGGATATGTATGGAAAATGCGGTCAGATTGTGCAAGCGCGTACTATTTTCAGAGCTATTCCATCTAAAAGTGTGGTTTCTTGGACGAGTATGATAGATGCGTATGCGGTTAATGGGGATGGGGTTAAAGCTCTTGAAATCTTCAGGGAAATGTGTGAAGAAGGAAGCGGAGTTTTACCGAATTCAGTGACATTTCTTGTTGTTATATCGGCTTGTGCACACGCAGGACTAGTTAAAGAAGGTAAGGAATGTTTTGGTATGATGAAGGAGAAGTATCGGTTGGTTCCTGGAACAGAGCATTACGTATGCTTCATCGATATCTTAAGCAAGGCTGGTGAGACAGAAGAGATATGGAGATTAGTCGAGAGAATGATGGAGAACGATAATCAAAGCATTCCTTGTGCTATATGGGTAGCGGTACTCAGTGCTTGTAGTCTTAATATGGATCTTACGCGAGGCGAATATGTAGCAAGGAGGCTTATGGAAGAGACGGGTCCAGAGAACGCGAGCATTTATGTGTTGGTTTCGAATTTCTATGCAGCGATGGGGAAGTGGGATGTCGTTGAAGAATTGAGAGGAAAACTGAAGAATAAAGGTTTGGTTAAAACAGCAGGACACAGCTTATTCATATGa